In Cetobacterium somerae ATCC BAA-474, a genomic segment contains:
- a CDS encoding ABC transporter permease, producing MKNFIITAFIIFLSIISIFLGVATVNLSDIFVQGTNSNNIIFLSRIPRTISIITAGFGMSICGLIMQQLTMNKFVSPTTAGTADSSKLGILIALLFFPRESIIFKMLIASAFTMGGTFLFLGIIRKIKIKDNALVPLIGMMISGILSSITMFFAYKGDLIQSINSWLFGDFSGVLKGNYELLYITIPLVLIAFFYSKQFTISGMGEEFATNLGINYKTIVNIGLILVCFISSLVMITVGGIPFLGLIIPNIVSLFFGDNLSKNLYITGALGGLFLLLCDILGRVVIYPHEIPIGMITGVFGSGIFLAMIFRRLNFEE from the coding sequence ATGAAAAACTTTATAATAACAGCATTTATCATTTTTCTATCAATAATCTCTATTTTTTTAGGCGTAGCAACAGTAAATCTCTCTGATATTTTTGTTCAGGGTACAAATAGTAACAATATAATATTTTTAAGTAGGATTCCAAGAACAATCAGTATTATAACAGCTGGATTTGGAATGAGTATCTGTGGTTTAATTATGCAGCAACTTACTATGAATAAATTTGTTTCTCCAACAACTGCTGGAACTGCTGACTCCTCAAAATTAGGGATTCTAATAGCTTTACTTTTTTTCCCAAGGGAATCAATCATCTTTAAGATGTTAATCGCATCAGCATTTACCATGGGAGGAACATTTCTTTTTCTGGGAATAATAAGAAAAATTAAAATAAAGGACAACGCTTTAGTACCACTTATTGGTATGATGATAAGTGGAATCCTAAGCTCTATAACTATGTTTTTTGCATATAAAGGAGATTTAATACAAAGTATTAACAGCTGGCTTTTTGGTGATTTTTCAGGAGTATTAAAAGGTAACTACGAACTTTTATATATAACAATTCCTTTAGTTTTAATTGCTTTCTTTTATTCAAAGCAATTTACAATCTCTGGAATGGGAGAGGAGTTTGCAACAAACTTAGGAATTAATTATAAAACTATTGTAAATATAGGACTAATTTTAGTTTGTTTTATATCTTCATTAGTTATGATAACAGTTGGTGGAATACCATTTTTAGGTTTAATCATTCCAAACATAGTTTCTCTATTTTTCGGAGATAATCTATCTAAAAATCTTTACATAACTGGAGCTTTGGGAGGTTTATTTTTACTTTTATGTGATATTTTAGGTAGAGTGGTTATATATCCACATGAGATTCCAATTGGAATGATAACAGGAGTATTTGGAAGTGGAATATTCTTAGCTATGATATTTAGGAGGTTAAATTTTGAAGAATAA
- a CDS encoding iron chelate uptake ABC transporter family permease subunit, whose amino-acid sequence MKNNEKRMENILLGLLLALLIAAAFFLLVGVNKNNFRYLISTRGIKILAIVLSGTCVAVSTLLFQTVTDSRILTPSVMGLDSMYVFLQTMTIFLFRRTLPLLTTPIPKFFITVGLMVTVSIFLQKFFTGKSKGKLLYMILIGMIVGTFLDSLSNGIQMIMDPNEFLVLQSSLFASYNRVNTTLLSIAYIIVALVFFWLRKDMRTLDVMSLGYSQSINLGLDYKKLLRKNLTIVGLLVSISTALVGPVVFLGLLTVNISKELLKTYKHKYLVVASIFMSILSLIIGQLIVEKIFNNSFPVGTVINFVGGMYLLWILLKERRIG is encoded by the coding sequence TTGAAGAATAATGAAAAAAGGATGGAAAATATCCTGCTAGGTCTTCTTTTAGCCTTATTAATAGCAGCAGCATTTTTTCTATTAGTCGGTGTAAATAAAAATAATTTTAGATACTTAATCTCAACAAGAGGTATAAAAATATTAGCAATAGTTTTAAGTGGAACTTGTGTTGCTGTATCAACACTACTTTTCCAAACAGTTACAGATAGTAGAATTCTAACTCCAAGTGTTATGGGCCTTGATTCTATGTATGTTTTTTTACAAACAATGACTATCTTTCTATTTAGAAGAACTTTACCTTTGCTTACAACTCCAATTCCAAAATTTTTTATAACAGTTGGGCTTATGGTTACAGTTAGTATTTTTCTTCAAAAGTTTTTTACAGGTAAAAGTAAAGGAAAACTACTTTATATGATTTTAATCGGAATGATTGTGGGAACTTTCTTAGATAGTTTATCTAATGGAATTCAAATGATAATGGATCCAAATGAGTTTCTAGTTTTACAAAGTAGTCTATTTGCAAGTTACAACAGAGTTAATACAACTCTACTTTCAATAGCTTATATCATTGTTGCTCTTGTATTTTTCTGGTTAAGAAAGGATATGAGAACTTTAGATGTTATGAGTCTAGGATATAGCCAATCTATAAATTTAGGATTAGATTATAAAAAACTTTTAAGAAAAAATCTTACAATAGTTGGGCTATTAGTTTCTATATCTACAGCATTAGTTGGACCAGTTGTATTTTTAGGACTTTTAACAGTTAATATATCAAAAGAGTTATTAAAAACTTATAAGCATAAATATTTAGTTGTCGCTTCTATTTTTATGAGTATTTTATCCTTAATTATAGGACAGCTAATTGTAGAAAAAATATTCAATAATAGTTTCCCTGTAGGAACAGTTATCAACTTTGTTGGTGGAATGTACTTACTATGGATTTTATTAAAAGAGAGGAGAATAGGATAA
- a CDS encoding ABC transporter ATP-binding protein, which produces MIEIKNVSKSYRSKFVVENVTTDIPEGKITCIIGPNGAGKSTLLNMISRLTPLDSGEIKIDGKAISEWDKAELAKTIATLKQENTTNVRLTVYELISFGRFPHSGGRLNNEDKKIIEEAIEYMNLGEFRDKYLDELSGGQRQRAYIAMTIAQNTKYIFLDEPLNNLDMKSSVAMMKILHKLVKDFNKTIVIVMHDINFTSVYSDYILAMKNGKLKHMDETQNVVVKERLEKLYEMPFHIEEINKKNICVYF; this is translated from the coding sequence ATGATTGAGATAAAAAATGTAAGTAAATCATATAGATCAAAATTTGTTGTAGAAAATGTCACAACTGATATTCCCGAGGGAAAGATAACTTGTATAATAGGACCAAATGGAGCTGGTAAAAGTACTTTATTAAATATGATTAGCCGTTTAACTCCACTAGATTCTGGTGAAATAAAAATAGATGGAAAAGCTATTAGTGAGTGGGATAAAGCTGAACTAGCTAAAACAATCGCTACACTTAAACAAGAAAACACTACAAATGTAAGACTTACAGTGTATGAGTTAATATCATTTGGACGATTCCCTCACAGTGGTGGAAGACTAAATAACGAAGATAAAAAAATCATTGAAGAGGCTATTGAATATATGAATCTAGGAGAATTTAGAGATAAATACTTAGATGAGTTAAGTGGAGGACAAAGACAAAGAGCTTACATAGCTATGACCATTGCTCAAAATACAAAATATATATTTCTTGATGAACCACTAAATAATTTAGATATGAAAAGTTCTGTAGCTATGATGAAAATTTTACATAAACTTGTAAAAGATTTTAATAAAACAATAGTTATAGTTATGCATGACATAAACTTTACATCTGTTTACTCAGATTATATATTAGCAATGAAAAATGGAAAATTAAAACATATGGATGAAACTCAAAATGTAGTTGTTAAAGAAAGATTGGAAAAACTTTATGAGATGCCATTCCATATTGAAGAGATTAATAAAAAAAATATATGTGTGTACTTCTAG
- a CDS encoding siderophore ABC transporter substrate-binding protein has protein sequence MKKILGLLALVTAICVGVFFYLTSGIEEVTAGEKITINHVMGTTEVVKNPKRVIVFDYGIVEMLDTTGVEIIGLPKESLPKFLEKYNDEKYVNVGGLKDPNLEKIYEMKPDLIIISGRQEPFYEQLSKIAPTVGLTTTGDDYLKALKTNAKTMGEIFSKETELTKELGIIENNLNEIKENVSNKNLNAVVVLSNNGKLSVYGLKSRFGIIFDHFGFKPVDEVAVSTHGSKVNFEYLLEKNPDYIFVVDRSAVNGGDVSANKAFDNDIIKATKAYKDGNIIFLDAETWYTATGGIKTTQKMADEVKAGLK, from the coding sequence ATGAAAAAAATATTAGGTTTACTAGCTCTAGTTACAGCAATATGTGTAGGTGTATTTTTCTACCTAACATCTGGTATTGAAGAGGTAACGGCTGGAGAGAAAATAACTATAAATCATGTAATGGGAACAACAGAGGTTGTTAAAAACCCAAAGAGAGTTATCGTATTTGATTATGGAATCGTTGAGATGTTAGATACTACAGGTGTTGAAATCATAGGATTACCAAAAGAGAGCTTACCAAAGTTTTTAGAAAAATATAATGATGAAAAATATGTTAACGTTGGTGGATTAAAAGACCCTAACTTAGAAAAAATTTATGAGATGAAACCAGATTTAATAATTATCTCTGGAAGACAGGAACCGTTTTATGAGCAACTATCAAAAATAGCTCCTACAGTTGGATTAACAACTACTGGTGATGACTATTTAAAAGCTCTTAAAACTAATGCTAAAACTATGGGAGAGATATTCTCTAAAGAAACTGAGTTAACAAAAGAGTTAGGAATAATCGAAAACAATTTAAATGAAATCAAAGAAAATGTAAGTAATAAAAATCTAAATGCTGTAGTTGTTCTATCAAATAATGGAAAACTATCAGTTTATGGATTAAAATCAAGATTTGGAATAATCTTTGATCACTTTGGATTTAAACCAGTTGATGAAGTTGCTGTTTCAACTCATGGAAGTAAAGTAAACTTTGAGTATCTATTAGAAAAAAATCCTGATTATATCTTTGTTGTAGATAGAAGTGCTGTAAATGGTGGAGACGTATCAGCTAACAAAGCTTTTGATAATGATATTATAAAAGCAACAAAAGCTTATAAAGATGGAAATATTATTTTCTTAGATGCTGAAACTTGGTACACTGCTACTGGTGGAATAAAAACTACACAGAAAATGGCTGACGAAGTTAAAGCTGGATTAAAATAA